The Kitasatospora setae KM-6054 genome contains a region encoding:
- a CDS encoding aminotransferase class I/II-fold pyridoxal phosphate-dependent enzyme has product MRHQEFQTYRARLLAADPGLLDAAETNVYRALAPLRPPAPDAEVQADGRTVYRCDLARTWLRRYGLPEEWSRRAMVGRGVRHGLDLLFRHLHGLGGRLWLPADVYPVYFDLARAAGLAPGRYPTLPAPALPRARPDGDRPEYLLLANPSKPLGRHLTDAECDDLLGWLAGSPHRRLLIDAVYDLAVPFAPGTRRLLASGRAVLLHSVTKGWLHPRTFGVVLLGPDDTAAAGAFRADPPGQEQLRLAESLLAQHADTPRLVAAALADRAERLFARLPAEVRAAVPAAARTSAGNYFFPVPLPAEALLAEHGLLAVPASVFREDETDESGGWSGSVLTSLADAFGPEPTAAAGAVAGQASADSTV; this is encoded by the coding sequence ATGAGGCACCAGGAGTTCCAGACGTACCGGGCGCGGCTGCTCGCCGCCGACCCCGGCCTGCTCGACGCCGCCGAGACCAACGTCTACCGCGCGCTCGCCCCGCTGCGCCCACCGGCGCCGGACGCCGAGGTGCAGGCGGACGGCCGGACGGTCTACCGCTGCGACCTGGCCCGCACCTGGCTGCGCCGCTACGGCCTGCCGGAGGAGTGGTCGCGCCGGGCGATGGTCGGCCGGGGCGTCCGGCACGGGCTCGACCTGCTGTTCCGGCACCTGCACGGCCTGGGCGGCCGGCTCTGGCTGCCCGCCGACGTCTACCCGGTCTACTTCGACCTGGCCCGCGCCGCCGGACTCGCCCCCGGCCGCTACCCGACGCTGCCCGCCCCCGCGCTGCCGCGGGCCCGGCCGGACGGGGACCGACCCGAGTACCTGCTGCTCGCCAACCCGAGCAAGCCGCTCGGCCGCCACCTCACCGACGCCGAGTGCGACGACCTGCTCGGCTGGCTGGCGGGCTCGCCGCACCGCCGCCTGTTGATCGACGCGGTCTACGACCTCGCCGTCCCGTTCGCCCCCGGCACCCGGCGGCTGCTGGCGAGCGGCCGGGCCGTCCTGCTGCACTCGGTCACCAAGGGCTGGCTGCACCCGCGCACCTTCGGCGTCGTGCTGCTCGGCCCGGACGACACCGCCGCCGCCGGGGCCTTCCGGGCCGACCCGCCCGGGCAGGAGCAACTCCGGCTCGCCGAAAGCCTGTTGGCCCAGCACGCCGACACGCCGCGGCTGGTCGCCGCGGCGCTGGCCGACCGGGCCGAGCGGCTGTTCGCCCGGCTGCCCGCCGAGGTGCGGGCGGCGGTACCGGCCGCCGCCCGCACCTCGGCGGGCAACTACTTCTTCCCGGTGCCGCTCCCGGCCGAGGCGCTGCTCGCCGAGCACGGCCTGCTGGCCGTCCCGGCGAGCGTGTTCCGGGAGGATGAGACGGATGAGTCGGGCGGGTGGTCCGGCTCCGTCCTGACCAGCCTCGCGGACGCGTTCGGGCCGGAGCCGACAGCGGCAGCGGGGGCGGTGGCCGGTCAGGCGTCGGCCGACAGCACCGTGTAG
- a CDS encoding radical SAM protein, translating to MNRTDQQRFHVIVLSNFAKGFDKYAHTYGKAGIPESTYPDRFHLLTRAELAIGTAKAGRLLERLAIPGDRLLVLETAVDPGALAPNPVTGLGLELRRDRIRLTAVHELDPAAGADALRPTTVEDAMAASLSLHPHPVPYAALRPRSVSVLPVAAACQAKCAFCFSAASISSDQPPARVPWDTVTGWLERGRAAGAERAVITGGGEPTLLPFDQQLRLVAACAAAFPKTVLISNAHTLAALDPADRADRLAALADAGLSVLAVSRHHQDDDTSARLMALRTPVGAVADTWRTGRDRWPGLRLRLICVLQRGGVEDEAGVADYLTWAAAHGVDEVCFKELYVSTSTESLYHDHAANRWSRDHQVPLAVVTRFADRHGFTEADRLPWGAPVYRGDWAGHPIRIAAYTEPSLLWERTHGLVRSWNVLADGRCYASLEDRASEIGTEGAAA from the coding sequence ATGAACCGCACGGACCAGCAGCGCTTCCACGTCATCGTGCTGTCGAACTTCGCGAAGGGCTTCGACAAGTACGCCCACACCTACGGCAAGGCCGGCATCCCGGAGAGCACCTACCCGGACCGCTTCCACCTGCTGACCCGCGCCGAACTCGCCATCGGCACCGCCAAGGCCGGACGGCTGCTGGAACGCCTCGCGATACCCGGTGACCGCCTGCTGGTGCTGGAGACCGCCGTCGACCCCGGCGCGCTCGCCCCCAACCCGGTCACCGGCCTCGGCCTGGAGCTGCGCCGGGACCGGATCCGGCTGACCGCCGTCCACGAACTCGACCCGGCGGCGGGGGCGGACGCGCTGCGGCCGACCACCGTCGAGGACGCGATGGCCGCCTCGCTGAGCCTGCACCCGCACCCGGTTCCCTACGCCGCGCTGCGCCCGCGCTCGGTCTCCGTCCTGCCGGTCGCCGCCGCCTGCCAGGCCAAGTGCGCGTTCTGCTTCTCCGCCGCCTCCATCTCCAGCGACCAGCCGCCCGCCCGCGTCCCGTGGGACACCGTCACCGGCTGGCTGGAGCGCGGCCGCGCCGCGGGCGCCGAACGCGCCGTGATCACCGGCGGCGGCGAGCCCACCCTGCTCCCGTTCGACCAGCAACTGCGCCTGGTCGCCGCCTGCGCCGCCGCCTTCCCCAAGACCGTCCTGATCAGCAACGCCCACACCCTGGCCGCCCTCGACCCGGCCGACCGCGCCGACCGGCTGGCCGCCCTCGCCGACGCCGGTCTCAGCGTCCTCGCCGTCTCCCGGCACCACCAGGACGACGACACCAGCGCCCGCCTGATGGCGCTGCGCACCCCCGTCGGCGCGGTCGCCGACACCTGGCGCACCGGCCGCGACCGCTGGCCCGGCCTGCGGCTGCGGCTGATCTGCGTGCTCCAGCGCGGCGGCGTCGAGGACGAGGCGGGCGTCGCCGACTACCTGACCTGGGCCGCCGCGCACGGCGTCGACGAGGTCTGCTTCAAGGAGCTGTACGTCTCCACCAGCACCGAATCGCTCTACCACGACCACGCCGCCAACCGCTGGAGCCGCGACCACCAGGTCCCGCTCGCCGTCGTCACCCGGTTCGCCGACCGGCACGGCTTCACCGAGGCCGACCGCCTCCCCTGGGGCGCCCCCGTCTACCGGGGCGACTGGGCCGGCCACCCGATCCGGATCGCCGCCTACACCGAGCCCAGCCTGCTCTGGGAACGCACCCACGGACTCGTCCGCAGCTGGAACGTCCTCGCCGACGGCCGCTGCTACGCCTCCCTGGAGGACCGGGCCAGCGAGATCGGCACGGAAGGCGCGGCGGCATGA
- a CDS encoding alpha-ketoacid dehydrogenase subunit beta gives MRLSYTKALNRALTDALDADPAVCVFGEDIGAGMAGPTLNLLDRFGPGRIVDTPLSEQAFTSMAIGAALTGRRPVIEFQIPSLLFLVFEQLVNQAHKFSLMTGGQASVPLTCLVPGSGSRDGWAGQHSDHPYSLFAHAGMKTVVPATPTDAYGLLRSAIADPDPVVVFAPAGALPVRETVTWELAPIPLGSGRIHREGGDVTVVAVGHLVHDALAVAEELAPQVSVEVFDPRTLYPFDWAGLAASLERTGRLVVIDDSNRSCGIGGEIIATAAEEMRLIAPPRRITRPDGTVLPFAPALDRALQPGRDQLRQAIASVMKHQHAWAPHGEDQGR, from the coding sequence ATGAGGCTCTCCTACACCAAGGCGCTCAACCGGGCGCTCACCGACGCCCTCGACGCGGACCCGGCGGTCTGCGTGTTCGGCGAGGACATCGGCGCCGGGATGGCCGGCCCGACCCTCAACCTGCTGGACCGCTTCGGCCCCGGGCGGATCGTCGACACCCCGCTCTCCGAGCAGGCGTTCACCTCGATGGCGATCGGCGCCGCGCTGACCGGGCGGCGGCCGGTGATCGAGTTCCAGATCCCCTCGCTGCTGTTCCTGGTCTTCGAGCAACTCGTCAACCAGGCGCACAAGTTCTCGCTGATGACCGGCGGGCAGGCGAGCGTCCCGCTGACCTGCCTGGTGCCGGGCTCCGGCTCCCGGGACGGCTGGGCCGGGCAGCACTCCGACCACCCGTACAGCCTGTTCGCGCACGCCGGGATGAAGACCGTCGTCCCGGCCACGCCCACCGACGCCTACGGGCTGCTCCGCTCGGCGATCGCCGACCCGGACCCGGTGGTGGTCTTCGCCCCGGCCGGCGCGCTGCCGGTGCGCGAGACGGTGACCTGGGAGCTGGCGCCGATCCCGCTCGGCTCGGGCCGGATCCACCGCGAGGGCGGCGACGTCACCGTGGTCGCCGTCGGCCACCTGGTGCACGACGCGCTGGCCGTCGCGGAGGAACTCGCCCCGCAGGTCTCCGTCGAGGTGTTCGACCCGCGCACGCTGTACCCGTTCGACTGGGCCGGGCTGGCCGCCTCGCTGGAGCGCACCGGCCGGCTGGTGGTGATCGACGACTCCAACCGCAGCTGCGGCATCGGCGGCGAGATCATCGCCACCGCCGCCGAGGAGATGCGGCTGATCGCCCCGCCCCGGCGGATCACCCGCCCGGACGGCACCGTGCTGCCGTTCGCCCCGGCCCTGGACCGCGCCCTGCAACCCGGACGCGACCAACTACGGCAAGCCATCGCATCGGTGATGAAGCATCAGCACGCGTGGGCACCGCACGGCGAGGACCAGGGCCGTTGA
- a CDS encoding thiamine pyrophosphate-dependent dehydrogenase E1 component subunit alpha encodes MTGLPGPDTGPDGTGLRSDAPDLDAPDAPDLDAPDLGTLAGRYRMLRLIRGFEELALGLVKAGEITGGIHPYIGQEAVAVGVCAALRPQDRITSTHRGHGHVLAKGAAPDRLLAELLGRTGGLNRGRGGSMHAADFSLGILGANGMVGAGGAIAVGAAWSARQSGQDRVAVAFFGDGALNQGVLLESFNLAAMWNLPVLFVCENNGYATTLPAATAVAGSGTGRAAAFGIPAAEVDGMDTEAVRAAAAEAVGRAAAGGGPGFLECHTYRFEGHHTMERLMKLRYRTPEEVADWRALDPLPRAAALLPPGRAARLDASVAEQLDAARQFALGSELPSPEGASEHLYADGLRPRAGSRG; translated from the coding sequence GTGACGGGCCTGCCCGGCCCCGACACCGGCCCCGACGGCACCGGCCTCCGCTCCGACGCGCCCGACCTCGACGCGCCCGACGCGCCCGACCTCGACGCGCCCGACCTCGGCACGCTCGCCGGGCGCTACCGGATGCTGCGGCTGATCCGCGGCTTCGAGGAGCTGGCGCTCGGCCTGGTGAAGGCCGGCGAGATCACCGGCGGCATCCACCCGTACATCGGGCAGGAGGCGGTGGCGGTCGGCGTCTGCGCCGCGCTGCGCCCGCAGGACCGGATCACCTCCACCCACCGCGGCCACGGCCACGTGCTCGCCAAGGGTGCCGCCCCGGACCGGCTGCTGGCCGAACTGCTGGGCCGCACCGGCGGGTTGAACCGGGGACGGGGCGGCTCGATGCACGCCGCCGACTTCTCGCTCGGCATCCTGGGCGCCAACGGCATGGTCGGCGCGGGCGGCGCGATCGCGGTCGGCGCCGCCTGGTCGGCCCGGCAGTCCGGGCAGGACCGGGTCGCGGTCGCGTTCTTCGGCGACGGCGCGCTCAACCAGGGCGTGCTGCTGGAGTCCTTCAACCTGGCCGCGATGTGGAACCTGCCGGTGCTGTTCGTCTGCGAGAACAACGGCTACGCCACCACCCTGCCGGCCGCCACCGCGGTGGCCGGCAGCGGCACCGGCCGGGCCGCCGCGTTCGGGATCCCCGCCGCCGAGGTGGACGGGATGGACACCGAGGCGGTCCGCGCGGCGGCCGCCGAAGCCGTCGGGCGGGCCGCGGCCGGCGGCGGCCCCGGCTTCCTGGAGTGCCACACCTACCGCTTCGAGGGCCACCACACCATGGAACGGCTGATGAAACTGCGCTACCGCACCCCGGAGGAGGTCGCCGACTGGCGCGCCCTCGACCCGCTGCCGCGCGCCGCCGCGCTGCTGCCGCCCGGCCGGGCCGCACGGCTGGACGCCTCGGTCGCCGAACAGCTGGACGCCGCCCGGCAGTTCGCACTCGGCTCCGAACTCCCCTCCCCCGAAGGCGCGTCGGAGCACCTCTACGCGGACGGGCTCCGTCCGAGGGCGGGGTCGCGCGGATGA
- a CDS encoding type III PLP-dependent enzyme gives MNLTAELTSLSPALRSALESSGDDRIFYDLAGIARRYRTLRDELPGVAVRFAMKACPVDEVLAELAALGAGFDAASPNEIVQALRTGTPPERVHYGNTVKSDRGIAEAHRLGIRDFATDSLADVAAIAEHAPGARVFCRLATSGEGALWGLSRKYGCSAADAVRVMAAARDAGLAPGGLSVHVGSQQLTAEAWAAAFDLLADAMVELERDGIRLDHVNLGGGLPALGYADRYGTALAPPLDDIFRTVRQGLDRLRRLHGGDLRFVLEPGRHLVADQGAIRTHVYRLTDRQQPDGEREHWLYLGCGKFNGLYEMDQVQYRLVFPTHPDEDRVPAVIAGPTCDSDDTFPHGGATGRVPVPRAVASGDPVWILSSGAYAVSYLTQGFNGFDPLPYTVLSADA, from the coding sequence TTGAACCTGACCGCCGAACTCACCTCGCTCAGCCCGGCGTTGCGCTCCGCACTGGAGTCGTCCGGCGACGACCGGATCTTCTACGACCTGGCCGGCATCGCCCGCCGCTACCGCACGCTGCGGGACGAACTCCCGGGCGTCGCCGTCCGGTTCGCCATGAAAGCCTGCCCGGTCGACGAGGTCCTGGCCGAACTCGCCGCGCTCGGCGCCGGGTTCGACGCCGCCAGCCCGAACGAGATCGTCCAGGCGCTGCGCACCGGCACCCCGCCCGAGCGGGTGCACTACGGCAACACCGTCAAGTCGGACCGGGGCATCGCCGAGGCCCACCGCCTGGGTATCCGGGACTTCGCCACCGACAGCCTGGCCGACGTCGCCGCGATCGCCGAACACGCCCCGGGCGCCCGGGTGTTCTGCCGGCTCGCGACCAGCGGCGAGGGCGCGCTCTGGGGTCTGAGCCGCAAGTACGGCTGCTCGGCGGCGGACGCCGTCCGGGTGATGGCCGCCGCCCGGGACGCCGGCCTGGCCCCGGGCGGGCTCTCGGTGCACGTCGGCTCGCAGCAGCTGACCGCCGAAGCCTGGGCGGCCGCCTTCGACCTGCTCGCCGACGCCATGGTCGAGCTCGAACGCGACGGCATCCGGCTCGACCACGTCAACCTCGGCGGCGGCCTGCCCGCCCTCGGCTACGCCGACCGGTACGGCACCGCCCTGGCGCCGCCGCTCGACGACATCTTCCGCACCGTCCGGCAGGGCCTCGACCGGCTGCGCCGGCTGCACGGCGGCGACCTGCGGTTCGTCCTGGAGCCCGGCCGCCACCTGGTCGCCGACCAGGGCGCGATCCGCACCCACGTCTACCGGCTGACCGACCGCCAGCAGCCGGACGGCGAGCGGGAGCACTGGCTCTACCTGGGCTGCGGGAAGTTCAACGGCCTGTACGAGATGGACCAGGTGCAGTACCGGCTGGTCTTCCCGACCCACCCGGACGAGGACCGCGTCCCCGCCGTGATCGCCGGCCCGACCTGCGACAGCGACGACACCTTCCCGCACGGCGGCGCCACCGGCCGGGTGCCGGTGCCCCGGGCGGTGGCCTCCGGCGACCCGGTGTGGATCCTCTCCAGCGGTGCCTACGCGGTCAGTTACCTCACCCAGGGCTTCAACGGCTTCGACCCGCTGCCCTACACGGTGCTGTCGGCCGACGCCTGA
- a CDS encoding hydrolase: MTRTSRALRPAALAATGLLLAALTATVQPAAATSASTGTAAAATAAAPKRVLFDNSKGETAGNADWIISTSQPDPLVQNANPTTETSWTGAISAWGVALQKTGGYSLKTLPAGSTISYGTGAALDLANFDEFVLPEPNIRLSDAEKTAVMKFVQNGGGLFLVSDHTQSDRNNDGWDSPAIINDLLTTNSVDSTDPFGFSVDLLNITTDNPRAITDAADPVLNGSFGKVTGSIIRNGTTFTLKPADNPNVKGLLYRTGYSGTTGAAFATSTFGAGRVAVWGDSSPIDDGTGQSGNTLYDGWNDPAGTDAALALNTTAWLAQSSGGTGGGCTAAQLITNPGFETGSTAGWTETNSTGTSTINSAAAEPAHTGGYDAWLDGNGAATTDTLAQTVTLPAGCAAYTLSFWLHIDSAASTTTAFDTLTVTANGTTLATYSNTNAAAGYQQRTLSLAGYAGQSVTVKFTGTEDYTKQTSFVLDDVNVNVS, encoded by the coding sequence ATGACCAGGACTTCCAGGGCCCTCCGCCCGGCCGCGCTCGCCGCGACCGGCCTGCTGCTCGCGGCCCTCACCGCGACCGTCCAGCCGGCCGCCGCCACCAGCGCCTCCACCGGCACCGCAGCCGCAGCCACCGCCGCCGCCCCCAAGCGGGTGCTGTTCGACAACAGCAAGGGCGAGACCGCCGGCAACGCGGACTGGATCATCTCCACCAGCCAGCCCGACCCGCTCGTCCAGAACGCCAACCCCACCACCGAGACCTCCTGGACCGGCGCCATCTCCGCCTGGGGCGTCGCCCTGCAGAAGACCGGCGGCTACAGCCTGAAGACCCTCCCGGCCGGCAGCACCATCAGCTACGGCACCGGCGCCGCCCTCGACCTCGCCAACTTCGACGAGTTCGTGCTGCCCGAGCCCAACATCAGGCTCAGCGACGCCGAGAAGACCGCCGTGATGAAGTTCGTCCAGAACGGCGGCGGCCTGTTCCTGGTCTCCGACCACACCCAGAGCGACCGCAACAACGACGGCTGGGACTCCCCGGCGATCATCAACGACCTGCTCACCACCAACAGCGTCGACAGCACCGACCCGTTCGGCTTCTCCGTCGACCTGCTGAACATCACCACCGACAACCCGCGCGCGATCACCGACGCCGCCGACCCGGTGCTGAACGGCTCCTTCGGCAAGGTCACCGGCTCGATCATCCGCAACGGCACCACCTTCACCCTCAAGCCCGCCGACAACCCGAACGTCAAGGGCCTGCTCTACCGCACCGGCTACAGCGGCACCACCGGCGCCGCCTTCGCCACCTCCACCTTCGGCGCCGGCCGGGTCGCCGTCTGGGGCGACTCCTCGCCGATCGACGACGGCACCGGACAGTCCGGCAACACCCTCTACGACGGCTGGAACGACCCGGCCGGCACCGACGCCGCCCTCGCCCTGAACACCACCGCCTGGCTCGCCCAGAGCAGCGGCGGCACCGGCGGCGGCTGCACCGCCGCCCAGCTGATCACCAACCCCGGCTTCGAGACCGGCTCCACCGCCGGCTGGACCGAGACCAACAGCACCGGCACCAGCACGATCAACTCCGCCGCCGCCGAGCCCGCCCACACCGGCGGCTACGACGCCTGGCTCGACGGCAACGGCGCCGCCACCACCGACACCCTCGCCCAGACCGTCACCCTCCCGGCCGGCTGCGCCGCCTACACGCTGAGCTTCTGGCTGCACATCGACAGCGCCGCCTCCACCACCACCGCCTTCGACACCCTCACCGTCACCGCCAACGGCACCACCCTCGCCACCTACAGCAACACCAACGCCGCCGCCGGCTACCAGCAGCGCACCCTCAGCCTGGCCGGCTACGCGGGCCAGAGCGTCACCGTCAAGTTCACCGGCACCGAGGACTACACCAAGCAGACCTCCTTCGTCCTCGACGACGTCAACGTCAACGTGTCCTGA